The Bombus huntii isolate Logan2020A chromosome 1, iyBomHunt1.1, whole genome shotgun sequence genome contains a region encoding:
- the LOC126878121 gene encoding ubiquitin-conjugating enzyme E2 W isoform X1, with amino-acid sequence MSDKSTMAAMSPSKRRLQKELTSLIREPPPGVHVDEDLTSQNLTQWIVHMEGAKGTLYEGEQFQLQFRFSSKYPFDSPEVTFIGGNIPIHPHIYSNGHICLSILTEDWSPALSVQSICLSIVSMLSSCKEKKRPPDNSFYVKTCSKNPKKTKWWYHDDNV; translated from the exons ATGAGCGATAAATCGACAATGGCGGCAATGTCCCCGTCGAAG CGGAGGTTACAAAAGGAGTTAACATCTTTAATACGCGAACCTCCACCAGGTGTACATGTAGATGAAGATCTCACTAGTCAAAATTTAACACAATGGATTGTTCACATGGAAGGTGCAAAGGGTACCTTATATGAAGGCGAACAATTTCAACTGCAATTTAGATTCAGTTCTAAATATCCTTTTGATTCGCCAGAAGTGACTTTCATAGGTGGAAATATACCGATACATCCACATATTTACAGCAATGGTCATATCTGTTTATCCATTTTAACTGAAGATTGGTCTCCAGCTTTGAGTGTGCAAAGTATTTGTTTAAGTATTGTATCGATGTTGAGCAGTTGTAAAGAAAag AAGAGGCCACCTGATAATTCCTTTTATGTAAAAACATGCAGTAAAAATCCAAAGAAGACAAAGTGGTGGTATCATG ATGACAATGTGTAA
- the LOC126878121 gene encoding ubiquitin-conjugating enzyme E2 W isoform X2: MLPKNDSRRLQKELTSLIREPPPGVHVDEDLTSQNLTQWIVHMEGAKGTLYEGEQFQLQFRFSSKYPFDSPEVTFIGGNIPIHPHIYSNGHICLSILTEDWSPALSVQSICLSIVSMLSSCKEKKRPPDNSFYVKTCSKNPKKTKWWYHDDNV, from the exons atgctTCCGAAAAATGATTCA CGGAGGTTACAAAAGGAGTTAACATCTTTAATACGCGAACCTCCACCAGGTGTACATGTAGATGAAGATCTCACTAGTCAAAATTTAACACAATGGATTGTTCACATGGAAGGTGCAAAGGGTACCTTATATGAAGGCGAACAATTTCAACTGCAATTTAGATTCAGTTCTAAATATCCTTTTGATTCGCCAGAAGTGACTTTCATAGGTGGAAATATACCGATACATCCACATATTTACAGCAATGGTCATATCTGTTTATCCATTTTAACTGAAGATTGGTCTCCAGCTTTGAGTGTGCAAAGTATTTGTTTAAGTATTGTATCGATGTTGAGCAGTTGTAAAGAAAag AAGAGGCCACCTGATAATTCCTTTTATGTAAAAACATGCAGTAAAAATCCAAAGAAGACAAAGTGGTGGTATCATG ATGACAATGTGTAA